In Cupriavidus taiwanensis, the following proteins share a genomic window:
- a CDS encoding RNA pyrophosphohydrolase: MLDREGFRPNVGIILLNARNEVFWGKRIGEHSWQFPQGGIKYGETPEQAMYRELHEEIGLLPEHVRIVGRTRDWLRYEVPDKFIRREIRGHYKGQKQIWFLLRMAGRDCDIHLRATEHPEFDAWRWSHYWVPLEAVIEFKRDVYQMALTELSRFLNRHPRVPLSPYGTHGNHGAHGVHGRHGGPRGQALSRAQAAQQADADGNVEAPATADYVSPATPVSTTRSTDD; this comes from the coding sequence ATGCTCGATCGTGAAGGCTTTCGCCCGAACGTCGGCATCATCCTCCTCAACGCAAGAAACGAGGTTTTCTGGGGCAAGCGAATCGGCGAACACTCCTGGCAGTTCCCGCAAGGCGGCATCAAGTACGGCGAAACGCCGGAACAGGCCATGTACCGCGAACTGCATGAGGAAATCGGCCTGCTTCCGGAGCACGTCAGGATCGTCGGTCGCACGCGCGACTGGCTGCGTTACGAGGTGCCGGACAAGTTCATCCGCCGCGAGATCCGCGGCCACTACAAGGGCCAGAAACAAATCTGGTTCCTGCTGCGCATGGCCGGCAGGGACTGCGACATCCACCTGCGCGCCACCGAGCACCCTGAGTTCGATGCCTGGCGCTGGAGCCACTACTGGGTGCCGCTCGAGGCCGTGATCGAGTTCAAGCGCGATGTCTACCAGATGGCGCTGACGGAATTGTCACGCTTCCTGAACCGGCACCCGCGCGTGCCGCTCAGCCCGTATGGCACGCACGGCAACCACGGTGCGCATGGCGTGCACGGGCGCCACGGCGGGCCGCGCGGACAGGCGCTGAGCCGGGCGCAGGCCGCCCAGCAGGCCGACGCCGACGGCAATGTCGAAGCCCCGGCCACGGCCGACTACGTTTCGCCGGCGACGCCGGTATCCACTACACGGAGCACTGATGACTAG